Part of the Pristiophorus japonicus isolate sPriJap1 chromosome 11, sPriJap1.hap1, whole genome shotgun sequence genome is shown below.
ActgggatgtgcacttaaagagccgtaacctacagggctacggacctagtggaaggtgggattaggctagatagctctttttcgacaggCAAGGACACGATGGTCTGAATGGGCTCTTTTTGTGTGTtacaatttttctatgattctataacttatTTATCTATGTTTTATGGTGATGTTTTAAAATGGCTATAGCTTTAGATTTGACATAACTGTCACACGAATGGGTATTAGAAAATCGGTGCAAACTTTGCTGGACATTTTACAGTTTTATTTTGAGTTCAGAGCTTCTGAAAGCTGTTTGGATTTTTATTTATTTATACTTATTTCAAACCCTACCAAATGCATCCCAAGAACAGGATATATTTTGACTTGTTGAACTTGTGCATAGGGAGCCAGAAAGAGGTCTTGCATTTGTTCTTATAGATCGGACAGAAGGAAACTACTCACCTGAAGAAAAGATCATATCTATGTTCATCATTTGGATTACCAGAAGGTGTGGTGTAACAATAATCCATGAAGACGTGCCATCTACACAAACAACAGGACAGTTTAAAAAAATCTGAAACATGTATCATTTTTATAATGGAtcaaattaaatttgaaaatcaagTTGTTACCTTCCGTCTAGATTTGTAGCTTTCACAGCTGCATATACCTTGGTCTTTAAAGGCAAACCTGCGGTTGGTATCACGAGAGGGAGATTGTAAGCTGAATCCTGGAGAAATAAAAAGATTGCTTAAAGTTCTGAGAATTCTACTTGCCAGACAAATAAATGGATGCCTCCACCTTCCAGTTTGTAATGTATAGTTCTATGTTAGCAATGTGTAGGAAGATTATAACGAAATGTAAAATGAGACAGAACATTCAGTCAATCATGCTTTTTCCTCATACCATGTACTCTATTAGGGTCTCTAATCTTACTGGGTGGCAAAGTTCTGCATAAATACTTCCTGTTCACAAAGCAAATCAATTAAAACACCACATTATTCCAACTGGAGTGTTTagccctggcctgctgccttccacAGACATAACCTTCCCCCACCCGCTGACTCAGCAGCACAGCATGTCCCATGAAGTCTTTATTGTCTCATTCTACACCTAACTCCTGTGAACACTAAACAGATGTGATTGACTATAAGCAATGAGCCATGTATAATTTTGGTGTTTTTCATTTCACTTCTTATTTATAAAATGTAAATTTGACATAATATATCCAAAAGCTTTGGGCGGAATTTTCGCTACTATTCTGCACTGTTTTTATGGcattgctgttttttttggagcaggctaaaatctgcaagtttcgccaaagtttctacgCCATTGTAACCTACTTACTGCCGATTTTTTTGCGTTCCCGATTTTTTGACGCCACTGGGGGTGCCGGCTGCactatttctggccatttaagcaagtttgaccaacgaggatttttttcaaaaacggcgcagtgcaccTGAACTtcagaaaatcggcgcagagaagacgccattgttttatcaGAGCAGagttaggttttggagggagggaagaagacacggcaccgggggtggggggggagccatTCGGCATGGGATAGCAGTGGCACTGGCACCAGGGGGGGGCGgagggccttttggcccgggatagcagcggcaccgagGGCAGAGAGCCTCTCGGCTCAGGGTAGGAGCGGCACTGGCTCCGGGGGCGGTGGGCCTctcggcccaggatagcagcagaccggggctctacaattgcttatgtcttgctgcatcttgtatgtttcactttgcagcctcagctcttcagtgtgtccctcgttatccTGGAAGCATCAGTTTTTCagtgcagaccttaagctccacccacagagcttaaggacaatctgcgccactCCAAAATGTTTATTCCGGCGAAACCTGCAAATTTTTTTGGGGCGCTGTTGGTACCTAAAAATTGGatatacctctacaactgcgccaaaaatcggaaAATTGGAAAATTGTCCCCCATATCTAAGTGTATGTAATAGTGGATGATTGTAATATTTTAGTGAGCATGGTCTATGTTAACCATGTAATACCACAAACTAATCAGATCACCAGAAAAAAATTGAACTACTATTTTTAGCTGTCATGATAGCTCTCCATCTTTTCCTTTGTTAATGCTCCACTCCAGGTATTTTAAGTAACCTGACTGAAGCTCACAGGCTCAAACCTCTGCCTCTGCTCAAGTCCTTCCTAAAGTAACCCAGCTCTACGCCTCTTAACCTGGGCTTCCTGCTAGAACTCCCACCCATGCTGTTTTCTTCTTTTTTTCCAATTGTGCAATTTTCCTTTTCTCTCACACCTCAACCTCCATTCTGATGGCCTCCCCACTTTCTGCTATCTCTCACCCATGTATTCTGCAGTTTTGAGggattgatcttcaaacactcttttcctcaggcggccatccctcaaaactgtcacaaagctcatggtctacagggccgtagtaatacccgccctcctgtacggctcagggatgtggaccatgtacagtagacacctcaagtcgctggagaattaccaccaatgatgtctctgcaagatcctgcaaatcccctgggaggacagacgcacaaacattaacgtcctcgtccaggccaacaccccagcattgaagcactgcccacacttgatcagctccgctgggcaggccacatagttcgcatgccagccacgagactcccaaagcaagcgctctactcggaattcgtccatggcaaacaagccaaaggtgggcagaggaaacgttaccaggacaccctcaaagcctccctgataaagtgcgacatccccactgacacctaggagtccttggccagagactaccctaagtggaggaaatgcattcgggaggacgctgagctcctcgagtatcgtcgccgagagcatgcagaaatcaagcacaggcagcagtagGAAtgggtggcaaaccagtcccacccacccctttcctcaatgactatctgtcccacccgtgatagaaactgtggttctcgaattggactgtacagccactaagaactcatgctaagagtggaagcaagtcttcctcgatcccgagggactgcctatgatgatgatgatgattctgcagTGTTCCTGAACATACCAACATTGGCCAGGACTGCAGCTCTGAATCTATTACAAGAGGGAGACCATCCAGCTCACTATGTCCATCCAAGGTACTGGCCCTGCCTTTCTAATCCAACCCCACACTTCACTTCTCCCAACCAGGCCAACCTTCCaccctctccccttgctctctaTTAGCCCAAAATCTGGCACATAGTTTTTCTCTTACATTCAACTGCTTCTTCCCCACTCGTCTCCAGCCTTGCCCAGCAGCCTCTTCCACCCACTTTCAATACAAATTTCAGACATAGTAACTCCCATTTTGTTATTTACTCTGAGCtttaaaaatggttaaaaaaaatcaaCTAACTAAAGCAACATGTTGGAGGCATATAAAGGCACTGCAATTAATACCGAACAAAGATGAAACAGAGAGTAGAAAACACTTCCACAGGAGGGAAGCAGAAATACTGACAAGTTGCAGAGACAAACTTAGAgccatacagagagagggagagagcagaagaCAAACTGAAAAATAATGAGGCCAATAGAAAGAATTGTTGAATTTTACAAGATTTACAGCAAGAGAGACACATTTTTTAATGTTTTATCCATCATCGATCCCTCTGAGACCAACTAGTTAAATTATATATTTTCCCAGTATTATTGAAGTCCCAATCCACAGATCTCAGAAGTGATTCTGTCCTATGATGTATTGTTCAGAGCTAATTTAATGAATTGTGTACCCAGCACAGACCTTCAAACATTGGGAGTGCATATAGGGATATATTTTGAAAAATTTCTTCCTGGGAtatgagtgtcgctggcaaggccagcatttattgtccatccataattgcccttgagaagatggtggtgagctgccttgttgaacagctgcagtctgtgtggtgaaggtactcccatagtgctgtgagggagggtgtttcaggattttgacccagcgacgatgaaggaatagaatatatttccaagtcaggatggtttgtgatttggaggggaacttggacgcGATGATGAATCcacgcatctgctgcccttgtccttctaggtggtagaggtcgcaggtttggggaaTGAAAAAGccgtggcgaattgctgcagtgcatcttgtagattttacacactgcagccacagtgcgccggtggtggagggagggatgaATGATGGGCTGGTGGATGGGGTATCACAGCCAAGTTATGAAGTAAGGATTGAACCTACAAAATGCAAAATTCTACTACTGAGGCAAATTGATACTAAGTTAGTTAAGGAGTTTGAAACTTAAAATGTGTGATGCATGTGTATTGCATACAATATATATACaatacagaaaacaaaataaagcaGGATTTGGAAATGTTTCTCATCTGCAATTTTTCACtcatttcataattttgaacagtaCTATAAAGTATGGCTATATTGACTATTGCTATTTCAATAACATAGAAGCAATCTTattagaagaaagttgttgacaaactTACATTGTACAGGAGTAGGTTCAATGTACTGATGAATGTACCATTGCTGTCTTTCACAGAAATTGCTGCAGATGATCTAAAAATAATGTTTTAAAAATAgtttaaaaactgagcaggaatACTTGTCATGTAATATAACAAATGTGCtgaaatatttttccaatttaaatGGAAACTTACGAGGCAAGCTGGGTGTTATTGATAAGGTACTCCAGTGGGTAGCTACAGCTATATTTGTACAACAGTCCTGGCAGGTAGCTAATAATGGTTGGTGGGTCTGGAGTGTCAATATAACCTGAAATGTTCCCAAATTGCATCATCGAAATATTGCCTAATGCATTGAGTCCTTGAGTGGTGGAGACCTATAAAATAGTTCACAAGACAATTTTTACTAATTTTACAGCTCAAAATAGGAGATTCTATAGCCCAAAATAGGAGGCACTTGTACATCTTGGGAATATAACTTGCCAAGGGGGAAGCTGAAAGAGAACAAGGAGTGTTAGTTGACTTGCCGTTTACCAGGGTAAAAATTGGTATGTGTTGGACCCATCTTTCGATCATAGCTTGGGTGCAATGATGACAAATTTAGCAATGGGAAGGCCCACGCCCAATCCGCGTGTGTGTTGCAGCCACTGCTAAATTTTAAACGTCTTGGGTATGTGTTAATGAAAGGGCCTAATGTCAGTTTAAGGATCCCTCTGGGAAATTGTTTTCTGATCAGCGGAGCAGATCTTGCTTCGCTCAGGCTCCTTCAAAGCCGCTGCGACATAAGCAGTGGTTGCCATCAACAggtaaatttaaatttaaaaaaatacattaccGTGGAACCAAATGGAGCaggagtcttcctcgactctgcagTTTCTCGTTTGCCCACCTCtcttgatggtaagtactgcagggcattgaatacggccaaggtgatcccctggactagttttaatcgcctggatagatcggagaggaattttcccagatttattttctcccaattggcctgggtttttaatctggtttttgcctctcccaggagatcacatggctccggttggggtggtgtagaatgtttcggtgcaagggatgTTGcatttgtgtggggtggactggttgggctgggtgtgctttacctttccgccattgttcattagtTTATGTGTAACttgcagggctgctgaccgagggccgtgtggctctttgtcggctggtgtagacacgatgggccaaaatggcctccttctgcgctgtagatttctatgtttctatgttatcactccactccaacccaccccaccccaccacccgggACTCAGCTTCAGACCACTGCTAACAAGGCAAATGACCCAATATTGCTTTTCTGAAAATGGGCAACCTGGGAGACAGGCACCAGCAACGCGTCCAATTAATGAGACCTGAGGCCCAATTTTAGGCTGGCCTTGGGCTTCCTGATTCGAGCATGCATTGCGGCCGCATCATCTGTTAGCCAAGAGGGTAGACGGCCATTAACATGTGCATGAGAGCAATCGAGGATGAGTTGATCTCTGGTTTTCCCTCTCCGAAGTGACCTTGACCACGGAGAAGATCAGTGTCGCTCCAGTATTGGCAAAGACAAGATTAGTGCTATTTGCCTTTTTCCCTTGCTTTTGAGAGCAAGTGAGCCACTGACATGAAATGATCCATTTAATAGCCTGGCAGAAAACTACCCAATCAATTTTGAGTGCCATTTGAGTCTAATGCTCTATAACTAGAGTGAGGCTGCCCACACAGACTCATACATGGAAAATGTTGGATGCTTAACAAGTTGAGAGATTCATACTTCCTTTcagtgtttctatgtctatgaagtATTTATGAACTATCAGCGCAAAACCTTTTGTTTACAAGAGAAAAAATAATAAACTTACCTCTAGGTTATTTCCACAGACTTCTAGTGTATTGAGGTTGATGGTGAATATGACGACTGTGGGAAAGGTACCATTATTAATAAAACCCCTGCAATGTGCGTTGCCATGTCTACCATTTAATGCTAAATCTGTTTCTGAGTAGCCAGAGAACAGTACTGGACAAAAATTGATCTTGATTGTTATGGTCTGTACCCCACAAAAGACAAGGATGTCCTTTTCACCTGTAGGAAGAAACATTAAATGAaaccaattataatataatcaaagaAATTCAGTAAAGACTGGCTGACATTATACGTTGCTGACAGCATAACTCTTACTTCAATTAAATTCAATTTTGTTGACCTTGCATATATTTAGCTGGAATATAAACATGATATTATAAGTAACATAAAGTCATTCAAGCGGCCAGATGGTAAGTATGCTTTTTTTTTAGATTCAAGTAATATTATAAACTTTCTAATGATGCCAATTTATATAGTTAAGTGATAAGTATAAGAGTATAAGATATCATTCAAAGGGTTCAAATCAATTATGTGGATGAGCTAAAGAATGGTAATTGGAtttgaatgtggataaatgtaaggttattcaaTTTGGAACAGGAAATGTGAACTGTAGTGAGTCCATTGGCAAAGTTGGAAAAGGAAGAGATTCGGGCATGATTTATCTGCGTGTCCAGACAACATGAAGCTGTTATCAGCAATGCTATTTGAAGAAAGCATTGCTGATGTGTTGCTATGTGTTAGCGACATTATAAACATAGTGGAAAGATTTGTCTGATTGCAATTTCTATGTTCTTTATGAACACTTTTCCGATTTGATTAAAAATAACAAATATGGGAAATCTTCCAGCTATGTCACTAATACATAGCGATCAGAAGAAACCTTCCCCCGGGCATAGAAATGCATTTCAAGAATATTTGATAATGCCAATCAAGTTATTTTAACTTTGTGATAATTACTGCGGAGGACTCATTCAGAACTTTCCCTTGTAAAATGTAAAAAGCAGACTAAGCAAAATTTTGACCAAAAAAGGCAAGCCATTGGAATACGAGGTTGGTGGTGTAGTGATGGTACTAAATTACAGTAACAACACTTATTTGAACCAAAATGTAAATAACCTTTACTTATTGTGGACAGAGCAAGTCCAGCTGTTTTCCTAATCCAGTATATAGGTAAAGCTATCAAAAAGGGAACTAAATAGCACCATATAAATCAGCTTAAGTGATCAATCAGAAGTGAAACTGGTAATTGTAACATGCTTGACTCTTTCAGCTGAGTAACTAGGATTATTCACTTATTCAACCTGTGTGTGACATTGGTGGCCAGCACCCTGAAAATGTACAGTCACAATAAAATGGGCCGAGCCAAGCAACCAAATGGGACACACCCACCAACTAATTGGATGGTAGGTAAACAGGTCACCAGCATGTGTGGCTTTATTGGATACTAGGCACTGGCATGCCACATCCAGCCTTCTCGTGAAGAATGGTACAGGCTGAAGAAGGAAATGGACTGTGCACAGACTGTATCTGCTCTAATGGTAC
Proteins encoded:
- the zpld1a gene encoding zona pellucida-like domain-containing protein 1a — its product is MEQFCFLLLLAIKIHSVDTQFNGYNCDANLHSRFPGEKDILVFCGVQTITIKINFCPVLFSGYSETDLALNGRHGNAHCRGFINNGTFPTVVIFTINLNTLEVCGNNLEVSTTQGLNALGNISMMQFGNISGYIDTPDPPTIISYLPGLLYKYSCSYPLEYLINNTQLASSSAAISVKDSNGTFISTLNLLLYNDSAYNLPLVIPTAGLPLKTKVYAAVKATNLDGRWHVFMDYCYTTPSGNPNDEHRYDLFFSCTKDPQTTVIENGRSQMGRFSFEVFRFVKHKNQKMSPVFLHCVTKLCKSDDCPFLTPNCYKRKRRDIMEVTTTIPRSSTGNAIITAGPIITRSESDDTAANKSQVGNMGKSTFHFNSVTSALVSGIVILGVMSISFFIISVILNRKWQNSNALSGIRNPVFN